A single region of the Echinicola jeungdonensis genome encodes:
- a CDS encoding phage integrase N-terminal SAM-like domain-containing protein: MYEEMLVRNYSPRTISTYISLVSAVSKHFGKIPEQISIGKLKEYLFHKVEVNKMSPSGVNQTISAFKILFKMSWAGAGIR, encoded by the coding sequence ATGTATGAGGAAATGTTGGTCAGGAACTATTCCCCCAGGACCATCAGTACCTACATCAGCCTTGTATCGGCAGTTTCCAAACATTTTGGAAAGATCCCCGAACAGATCAGTATTGGTAAGTTAAAGGAATACCTTTTCCATAAGGTCGAAGTCAACAAAATGTCCCCTTCAGGGGTGAATCAGACCATCAGTGCGTTCAAAATACTTTTCAAGATGTCCTGGGCAGGAGCTGGGATCCGGTAA